In Legionella sp. PATHC035, a genomic segment contains:
- the fabZ gene encoding 3-hydroxyacyl-ACP dehydratase FabZ: MSEPVDIKQIFSILPHRYPMILVDRVLDFKPFEQLTAIKNVTINENFFTGHFPENPIMPGVLMLEALAQACGLLAGLSQTPEENEGILHFFAGIDNAKFKHVVTPGDQLRLEVKLIARKREFWRMHGEAYVGDKLACSADLLSAAKEIQK; this comes from the coding sequence ATGAGTGAACCTGTAGATATAAAACAGATTTTTAGTATATTGCCACATCGGTACCCCATGATCTTAGTGGATAGGGTACTTGATTTCAAACCATTTGAACAATTGACGGCGATTAAAAACGTCACCATTAACGAGAATTTTTTTACCGGTCATTTCCCGGAAAATCCAATTATGCCGGGCGTATTGATGCTGGAGGCGTTGGCACAAGCTTGTGGGCTTTTAGCAGGATTATCTCAAACACCTGAAGAAAATGAGGGTATTTTGCATTTCTTTGCAGGTATTGATAATGCGAAATTTAAACATGTGGTTACTCCAGGAGATCAATTACGCTTGGAAGTAAAGCTAATAGCAAGAAAAAGAGAATTTTGGCGCATGCATGGCGAAGCTTATGTAGGTGATAAACTGGCCTGTTCCGCGGATTTATTAAGTGCTGCAAAGGAAATTCAAAAGTGA
- the lpxD gene encoding UDP-3-O-(3-hydroxymyristoyl)glucosamine N-acyltransferase — protein sequence MLTLAELANHLGGVWHGNANHAIFCYASLARATSKDVAYYDNSALLPILGTTLAGAVLLKSEHRHLCPGNCIVVAHPSQAMMHAAQLLSAPLPAVSGMDPTAMVHQSAQLGHGVSIGAYSVIGANVQLADGVTVGANSVIESSVRIGKNSQIGHEVVIHSGCQLGAQIIINSGCVIGASPFNYLKQQGHWQPGFNAGAVVIENQVHIGSNTVIDRGSLSDTYLGEGVCIDNLVQVAHDVLVGKNTIIAGCAAIGAYAQIGADCIIGGASCLAAHVHLVDDVVITGMSTVSKSIAKPGIYSSGTLVHEHHRWRRNAARFRRLDDYMVKLGALEKKLSSIE from the coding sequence TTGCTGACATTAGCAGAATTAGCTAATCATTTAGGTGGCGTGTGGCATGGAAATGCCAATCACGCCATTTTTTGTTATGCCTCTCTTGCTCGAGCTACATCAAAGGATGTTGCTTATTACGATAATTCGGCGTTACTCCCAATTCTGGGTACCACTTTAGCTGGTGCGGTGCTGCTCAAATCAGAACATCGCCATTTATGTCCAGGAAACTGTATTGTTGTCGCTCATCCTTCACAAGCAATGATGCATGCTGCCCAGCTTTTATCGGCTCCTCTGCCCGCAGTTTCGGGTATGGATCCCACAGCTATGGTTCATCAATCTGCTCAGTTAGGCCACGGTGTATCAATCGGGGCATATAGCGTCATTGGGGCTAATGTACAATTGGCTGATGGAGTGACTGTTGGAGCGAATAGTGTCATTGAATCTTCCGTACGAATTGGTAAAAACAGTCAAATTGGGCATGAGGTAGTGATTCATTCAGGATGTCAGCTGGGTGCTCAAATAATCATAAATTCTGGCTGTGTCATTGGTGCTTCTCCATTTAATTATTTAAAACAGCAGGGACACTGGCAACCAGGCTTTAATGCAGGTGCTGTTGTTATCGAAAATCAAGTACATATAGGCTCGAATACTGTCATTGATCGCGGTTCATTAAGTGATACTTATTTGGGAGAAGGGGTTTGTATTGATAATTTGGTTCAGGTTGCTCATGACGTATTGGTTGGTAAGAATACAATTATTGCAGGATGCGCTGCTATAGGTGCCTATGCACAAATAGGTGCTGATTGTATTATTGGCGGCGCGAGTTGCCTTGCTGCTCATGTACACTTGGTGGATGACGTAGTGATTACCGGAATGTCTACAGTCAGCAAATCGATTGCCAAACCTGGGATTTATTCATCCGGTACTCTAGTGCATGAACATCATCGTTGGCGTCGTAACGCGGCACGGTTTCGACGCTTGGATGATTATATGGTAAAGCTTGGCGCCTTAGAGAAAAAATTGAGTAGTATTGAATAA
- a CDS encoding OmpH family outer membrane protein — protein MKRLGLVLAAFVFSIFGTSVFADAAKIGVVDLQKIMQTSSQIKEIQKKLEKEFKPRRDKLVAVEAGIKADMEKFKRDSAILSAAQKKEMEKKIVSAQQQFERDGQQYQQELSTANNEAMEALYAKVRAAIAKVAKDDKYDLIVQKDAAPFSATTLDVTDKVVKAIN, from the coding sequence ATGAAGCGGTTAGGTCTGGTCTTAGCGGCCTTTGTTTTCAGCATATTTGGCACAAGTGTATTTGCTGATGCAGCAAAAATTGGCGTAGTTGATCTGCAAAAAATCATGCAGACTTCCAGTCAAATCAAAGAAATCCAAAAAAAATTAGAGAAAGAGTTTAAGCCACGTCGCGATAAGCTGGTTGCTGTTGAAGCTGGCATTAAAGCGGACATGGAAAAATTTAAGCGTGATAGCGCGATTCTGAGCGCCGCTCAAAAGAAAGAGATGGAAAAGAAAATTGTGAGTGCACAACAACAATTTGAGCGTGATGGTCAGCAATATCAACAAGAATTAAGCACTGCAAACAATGAAGCCATGGAAGCATTGTATGCTAAAGTCCGTGCAGCAATTGCAAAAGTTGCTAAAGATGATAAGTACGATCTTATTGTACAAAAAGATGCAGCTCCTTTCAGTGCAACTACTCTTGATGTAACTGATAAAGTTGTAAAAGCAATTAACTAA
- the bamA gene encoding outer membrane protein assembly factor BamA: MKKISSKFILGVCCSSLIAWSSQTIAADTFVVRGIKVTGLQRVSTGTVLNYIPVQVGEEIGPESTAEIIRTLYDTGFFQSVSLERQGNTLIVNVVERATIGSISVVGNKEIPSDKMKDFLKEMGLVKGRVFQTSTLERLEKELKQAYNARGKYNARIETRVSPLTDNRVGITITISEGRVSRIKQIKIIGNHDFTTNELLPEFTLSKSGIFTYFTKKDQYSKSGMDASLEALRSFYLDRGYLKFKIISSQVLLSPDRKDVYINVHIEEGPQYHFSGYKVVGKPILPQEKINSLIQVKKGAVFSRKKVTDSISAIGLALGDIGYGFPAINADPQIDENNKTVFIAFIVQPGRHVYVRRIKFHGNTKTSDYVLRSVIRQDEGGLLSLHNIKESERQLRLLGYLKNVDVKTNPVPEANNQVDLDVNVEEAPSAEASASIGYGTNGYQLNASVNQHNFMGTGRSMGAAFTASKWGQDYTVNYYNPFYTDTGIGRGLNLYYARVDPRNLNVSTYNSNRFGGDVNYSIPLGETSRWQLGFGYQDVEIKSVGYVVPIQNFVQMYGTHFQEIRLSTGWSRNSYDQFPYPTRGINQQISGVIALPATSDSLSYFKGSYQARLYQPITRGWIFSLQGFAGYGNSFNNKGLPFFENYYAGGIAQPGQVRGYDSFSLGPLDNYRNSVGGNLLLSGTAGIILPYPLSRDNVRTTAFVDAGNVFAVNTLPTLTGKYEGPIRYSAGLSLEWRSPFGPLAFSLAKALNPQPFDQKQFFQFALSSGF, from the coding sequence ATGAAAAAAATCAGTAGTAAGTTTATATTAGGTGTTTGTTGTTCCTCGCTCATAGCCTGGTCTTCACAAACAATTGCAGCAGATACTTTCGTCGTTCGCGGGATTAAAGTGACCGGCTTGCAACGTGTCTCAACTGGAACAGTACTCAATTATATACCTGTCCAGGTTGGAGAAGAGATTGGCCCTGAATCAACTGCTGAGATTATTCGCACCCTGTATGATACCGGTTTTTTTCAGTCTGTTTCATTAGAGCGTCAAGGTAACACGTTAATTGTCAATGTCGTCGAAAGAGCAACTATAGGTTCTATTAGTGTTGTCGGGAATAAAGAAATTCCTAGTGACAAGATGAAAGACTTCCTTAAAGAAATGGGTTTAGTCAAAGGCCGTGTTTTCCAAACATCTACTTTGGAGCGTTTAGAAAAGGAGTTGAAACAAGCCTATAACGCGAGAGGGAAATATAACGCGCGTATCGAAACTCGAGTTAGCCCTTTAACCGATAATAGGGTTGGTATTACCATTACTATTTCTGAGGGGCGCGTCTCCCGCATTAAACAAATCAAAATAATCGGTAATCACGATTTTACTACCAATGAATTATTACCCGAGTTTACTCTCTCCAAATCGGGTATCTTTACCTATTTTACTAAAAAAGATCAGTATTCTAAGTCAGGTATGGATGCATCTTTAGAAGCATTGCGTTCTTTTTACCTGGATAGAGGTTATTTGAAGTTTAAAATTATCTCCTCGCAAGTATTATTGTCGCCTGACAGAAAAGACGTTTATATCAATGTTCATATCGAAGAGGGGCCTCAATATCATTTTTCAGGCTATAAAGTGGTAGGGAAGCCGATATTGCCTCAGGAGAAAATTAATTCCTTAATCCAAGTCAAAAAAGGTGCTGTTTTTTCCCGTAAAAAAGTGACTGATTCAATCTCTGCTATAGGTTTGGCTTTAGGGGATATAGGTTATGGTTTCCCAGCAATTAATGCTGATCCACAGATAGACGAGAATAATAAAACTGTATTTATTGCATTTATTGTCCAGCCTGGCCGCCATGTTTATGTTCGTCGCATCAAGTTTCATGGTAATACCAAAACCAGTGATTATGTCTTACGGAGTGTCATTCGTCAGGATGAGGGAGGACTTTTATCGCTGCATAATATTAAAGAATCTGAACGGCAATTACGCTTATTAGGTTATTTAAAAAATGTTGATGTAAAGACTAATCCTGTGCCAGAAGCAAATAACCAAGTGGATTTGGATGTTAACGTAGAAGAAGCACCTTCAGCAGAAGCAAGTGCTTCGATTGGTTACGGTACTAATGGTTATCAATTAAATGCTTCAGTAAATCAACATAATTTTATGGGTACTGGACGTTCTATGGGGGCTGCATTTACTGCGAGTAAATGGGGACAGGACTATACAGTTAACTATTATAATCCCTTTTATACCGATACAGGTATAGGACGTGGCTTAAATCTTTATTATGCCCGTGTTGATCCGAGAAACCTTAATGTCAGTACTTACAACTCCAACCGTTTTGGTGGTGATGTAAATTACAGTATTCCCCTAGGGGAAACCAGTAGATGGCAATTGGGCTTTGGATATCAAGATGTCGAAATTAAGAGTGTTGGTTATGTAGTACCCATTCAGAATTTTGTGCAGATGTATGGAACCCATTTCCAGGAAATTCGTTTATCTACAGGTTGGAGTAGGAACAGCTATGATCAGTTTCCTTATCCTACAAGAGGGATTAACCAGCAAATTTCGGGTGTGATCGCCTTACCTGCGACTTCAGATTCGTTGTCTTACTTTAAAGGCTCTTATCAAGCGCGTCTGTACCAACCGATAACAAGAGGATGGATCTTCTCCTTACAAGGTTTTGCAGGTTATGGAAATTCTTTTAACAATAAAGGACTGCCATTCTTTGAAAACTACTATGCAGGGGGTATAGCACAGCCAGGCCAGGTACGTGGATATGACAGCTTCTCTTTAGGACCATTGGATAACTACCGTAATTCTGTAGGGGGTAACTTATTACTCAGCGGAACGGCGGGAATTATATTGCCTTATCCTTTAAGTCGAGATAATGTGAGAACAACTGCCTTTGTGGATGCGGGTAACGTATTTGCGGTGAATACCTTACCTACTTTGACTGGTAAATATGAAGGCCCCATAAGATATTCGGCAGGTCTTTCACTTGAATGGCGTTCTCCATTCGGTCCGTTAGCATTTAGCTTGGCTAAGGCATTGAATCCTCAACCTTTCGATCAAAAGCAATTCTTCCAATTTGCTCTATCTTCAGGATTTTAA
- the rseP gene encoding RIP metalloprotease RseP, which translates to MLSTLLYFLLALVLLVTVHEYGHFQVARWCGVKVLRFSFGFGPILARWRDKKGTEYAWSLFPLGGYVKMLDESEGDVDEKERHLAFNNQSLWKRAAIVLAGPFFNFIFAFVALWLVLIIGMQSLAPMIESVKPNSIAAHAGLNAKEEIIALNHTKINSWRDFQYALMPLVGSQETIQLTIKSLVNGKERQVFLPLANWQLDSKKPDPLESLGIQPFIPSIPPVVGEVVPDSPAAKAGLENGDKILSVDGKPFDDWLFLVDYVQTRPNQQLTLSIKRNGSIQNVVVQTGSQKNKDKIEGFLGVRSQKVKWPAHWLRLEREDPLTAVGTALRQTVQLTGTTFTLMGRLVTGKLGLNSISGPVGIAQGAGDSGRSGLTTYLFFLALVSISLGALNLLPIPMLDGGHLMYYLLEAIRRKPLSDGLKSAGAYLGLLLLAALMFIALSNDLSRLAG; encoded by the coding sequence ATGCTTTCAACATTGCTGTATTTTCTTTTGGCGTTGGTCTTGTTGGTTACGGTACATGAGTATGGTCATTTTCAAGTAGCGCGTTGGTGTGGCGTTAAAGTCCTACGCTTTTCTTTTGGTTTTGGTCCTATCTTAGCGCGTTGGCGTGACAAAAAAGGCACAGAGTATGCCTGGTCGTTATTTCCTCTGGGCGGCTATGTCAAAATGCTTGATGAATCCGAGGGAGATGTAGACGAAAAAGAGCGCCATTTAGCTTTTAATAATCAATCTCTGTGGAAAAGAGCTGCAATCGTACTAGCAGGGCCTTTTTTCAATTTTATTTTTGCTTTTGTTGCGTTATGGCTGGTCTTGATTATTGGGATGCAATCATTAGCCCCGATGATCGAATCAGTAAAACCCAATAGTATCGCCGCACATGCTGGACTCAATGCAAAAGAAGAAATTATTGCATTGAATCATACCAAGATAAACAGTTGGCGAGATTTCCAGTATGCGCTCATGCCTCTTGTTGGTTCTCAAGAAACAATTCAGTTAACAATAAAATCTTTGGTTAATGGAAAGGAACGGCAGGTATTTTTGCCCTTGGCCAATTGGCAACTAGACAGCAAAAAGCCTGATCCGCTTGAAAGTCTTGGAATACAACCGTTTATTCCTTCAATCCCCCCTGTTGTGGGTGAGGTAGTCCCAGATTCTCCGGCGGCGAAAGCAGGTCTTGAGAATGGCGATAAAATATTAAGTGTTGATGGAAAACCTTTTGATGATTGGTTGTTTTTAGTGGATTACGTACAAACTCGTCCTAATCAACAATTAACTTTATCAATTAAAAGAAACGGCAGTATTCAAAATGTTGTTGTACAAACTGGCAGTCAGAAAAATAAGGATAAAATTGAAGGTTTTTTGGGAGTTCGCTCACAAAAAGTAAAATGGCCAGCACATTGGTTACGATTGGAGAGAGAAGATCCCTTAACTGCTGTGGGTACTGCATTAAGACAAACGGTACAACTTACTGGCACTACATTTACTTTAATGGGGCGATTAGTAACGGGAAAATTGGGATTAAATAGTATTAGTGGTCCAGTGGGTATCGCACAGGGGGCGGGTGATTCAGGGCGTAGCGGGTTAACAACTTATCTCTTTTTTCTCGCTTTGGTCAGTATTAGTTTAGGTGCATTAAATTTATTACCTATTCCGATGCTGGATGGCGGTCACTTGATGTATTATCTTTTGGAAGCAATTCGACGTAAACCTTTATCTGATGGTTTAAAATCAGCAGGAGCCTATTTAGGTTTATTGCTCTTAGCAGCTCTAATGTTTATCGCGTTGTCTAATGATTTATCAAGACTTGCGGGATAA